A single genomic interval of Ruminococcus sp. NK3A76 harbors:
- a CDS encoding AAA family ATPase, with translation MGKYIARISVDNEFASERLSELGGYSMALLDKLPEECAAERVMYRFSFASFILTARTKAECESLLRKAWAEVHESEAGIRSVYISELAEDDDDEINEVVKTIYNNTYGADEYISLITELGSTIPLLAQHNALDVMRKRNYLIAADGGCGFSTLFISLGDYLHKKRIYPEEQYDSRTYYIEMTLGEEDKDGCASPDDVLDTLRGDSDSNQYNIIGLDISYFLDGRKYDQLRTFLRRLEPYQDSYVFAFRIPFLEKKVLDEVAGILSDMMLLKVVQIPPLHDCVLMETVWNIMSDRGFTPDVSIFDLVREKIYREKMDGRFYGFKTAVKIAQEIILQKSAFVAGLEYKGEEAESDTVSAADLEGFLDKLKNKATGYDALAELIGMEEITNRVREIVAQVKVSLKNEKLDRPCIHMRFTGAPGTGKTTVARIIGQILREEGVLRKGGFFEYGARDLVAEYEGQTAVKTASICRDAYGSVLFIDEAYALDEGKYNGSNFGKEALATLVAEMENHRDDMLVVMAGYTEEMDSLMKVNPGLRSRMPYLLEFKSYTKQQLFEIFMQMVKKHFEYEPELEEQAKGYFLSLSDGYVESKEFANARFSRNLYERTWSKGALRCSLAGKTDIILTRDDFVSASSEKEFSEKIDSVKRLGFGKQ, from the coding sequence ATGGGGAAGTATATAGCAAGGATATCTGTGGATAACGAATTTGCATCAGAGCGTCTGTCGGAGCTCGGCGGATACAGCATGGCTCTGCTCGACAAGCTGCCTGAGGAGTGCGCTGCGGAAAGAGTGATGTACCGCTTCAGCTTTGCGAGCTTTATTCTGACAGCCCGGACAAAGGCCGAGTGCGAGAGCCTTCTGAGAAAGGCCTGGGCAGAGGTGCATGAGAGCGAGGCAGGAATACGCTCTGTATACATAAGCGAGCTCGCTGAAGATGACGATGACGAGATAAACGAGGTCGTAAAGACTATATACAACAACACCTACGGCGCTGACGAGTATATAAGCCTTATAACAGAGCTAGGCAGCACCATACCCCTGCTTGCACAGCACAATGCTCTTGACGTGATGAGAAAGCGCAACTACCTTATAGCTGCCGACGGCGGCTGCGGCTTTTCGACGCTTTTTATATCCCTCGGCGACTATCTGCATAAGAAAAGGATATACCCCGAGGAGCAGTATGACAGCAGGACCTACTACATCGAGATGACGCTCGGCGAGGAGGACAAGGACGGCTGCGCATCTCCCGATGATGTGCTTGACACGCTGCGCGGCGACTCGGACAGCAATCAGTATAACATAATAGGCCTTGATATATCCTATTTCCTTGACGGGCGCAAGTATGACCAGCTGAGGACGTTTTTAAGACGTCTCGAACCCTATCAGGACAGCTATGTGTTCGCTTTCAGGATACCCTTCCTTGAAAAGAAGGTGCTTGACGAGGTGGCAGGCATACTTTCTGATATGATGCTTTTAAAGGTAGTACAGATACCCCCTCTGCATGACTGCGTGCTTATGGAAACGGTGTGGAATATCATGTCAGACCGTGGCTTCACGCCTGACGTTTCGATATTTGACCTTGTCAGGGAAAAGATATACCGTGAGAAGATGGACGGGCGCTTTTACGGCTTCAAGACGGCTGTGAAGATAGCGCAGGAGATAATACTCCAGAAATCCGCCTTTGTCGCAGGGCTTGAATACAAGGGCGAGGAGGCAGAGTCGGACACTGTTTCAGCTGCTGACCTTGAAGGCTTCCTTGATAAGCTCAAGAACAAGGCGACAGGCTATGATGCACTTGCCGAGCTTATCGGCATGGAGGAGATAACGAACCGTGTCAGGGAGATTGTGGCTCAGGTCAAGGTATCCCTTAAGAATGAAAAGCTCGACAGGCCGTGTATACATATGCGCTTTACAGGCGCTCCCGGTACGGGCAAGACCACCGTTGCGAGAATAATAGGCCAGATACTCCGTGAGGAAGGCGTGCTGCGCAAGGGCGGCTTCTTTGAATACGGCGCAAGAGACCTTGTCGCTGAATACGAGGGGCAGACTGCCGTCAAGACCGCCTCTATCTGCCGTGATGCTTACGGCTCGGTGCTGTTTATAGACGAGGCATATGCGCTCGATGAGGGCAAATACAACGGCTCGAACTTCGGCAAGGAGGCGCTCGCAACGCTCGTTGCTGAAATGGAGAACCACCGTGACGATATGCTGGTGGTCATGGCAGGCTACACCGAGGAAATGGACAGCCTGATGAAGGTAAACCCCGGTCTTCGCAGCAGAATGCCTTATCTGCTCGAATTCAAGAGCTACACCAAGCAGCAGCTCTTTGAGATATTCATGCAGATGGTCAAAAAGCACTTTGAATATGAGCCTGAGCTTGAAGAGCAGGCAAAGGGATACTTCCTCTCTCTAAGCGACGGGTATGTTGAGTCCAAGGAATTTGCCAATGCAAGGTTTTCAAGAAACCTTTATGAGAGAACATGGTCAAAGGGCGCTCTGCGCTGCTCGCTCGCCGGAAAGACGGATATCATTCTGACAAGGGACGATTTCGTTTCGGCAAGCTCGGAGAAGGAGTTCAGCGAGAAGATAGATTCCGTAAAGAGGCTCGGCTTCGGCAAGCAGTAA
- a CDS encoding CotH kinase family protein yields the protein MNDTVRKAVSLLSAAALMSGMCSVPSLAKSDVKLYINEVCTGNSGANGNLTGAVDKKGEYCDWAELYNAGSEPVNLKGFTLVKDGKDSYAFGDVTIAAGEHKIVYCCKTYNGDENVPHAAFNLSGDGVKLTLKNGDEDIDTADVPALADDTVWGRKTDGGDFTYLLPTPGATNNNAKSAVPCNAPEFSKASGMYADSFELTLSTDEGNKIYYTLDGTDPTTSDTRIEYTGALTIKNRSSEKAVLSTFLKPSQVSPWASDWQVPDNSAIDKGTVIRAVTLSKADEYSEVLTNTYFVGVSNKDHNGLPILSVTTDPDSLYDYETGIYRLGKVYDDIGKQSRDQNNPDANYNRRGKEWERTCHIDFFESDGTLALSQDCGMRTQGAYSRGDYQKSLRFYAREEYGEKNFKYTFFDNAYQENGSGKQLKKFKKLVMRNGGNDTTYTKFKDSYLQSLVSDRAFDTQEGRPCVMYIDGEYWGLYTLQEDYDDHYFEENYDVNSDEVVVYKKGEIDEGNEEDIELFNELRSFAEKNDLSKKENYDKICKMIDVQSFADYMATEIYILNEDWPGNNYAMWRTRTVDEANPYADGRWRMLFYDTEMGVDHYGNGWTHYNSDNLKNILKNNWDDMPVILNALLKNKSFKELFVTTFMDITNINFNYETTKTKLEPFMAAYYPELKKYFARFPSWANTSNASDPCISRMKTFLKNRPAYAATMLRKNLGLSDAVAVSISAVNPDGGEVTLDGSALDLSKQFSGNYFNEYKITLTASPREGYTFKGWAGTYQSSKQTITISPREAAGLQAVFVKDGEKVYSVSITDGTNSIVTYAAAGGEMYVPTGLFEKKGYTSALPSGKVTKDMSVKVTQTPITYTVQLNAGGGLGSSVKQTFTYDKAAALSANKFTRNGYEFVGWATKYGASVAEYKDKQTVRNLSDKQGKTINLYAAWRKKISFTDISIASSSYYYSGKKITPAVTIYDGKTKLKAGTDYSIVYKNNTKIGKATITIKGLGKYTGTKSLTFKIVPKKPTVKKVTSPKKAQLKVTCSKVSNVTGYQIAYSTSSKFTKATTKTASSKTTSKLIKGLKKGTTYYVKMRTYKTVGGVKYYSPYTKVTKIKIKK from the coding sequence TTGAACGATACAGTCAGAAAGGCCGTGAGCCTGCTCTCGGCGGCAGCGCTGATGTCGGGAATGTGCTCTGTGCCCTCATTAGCAAAGAGTGATGTAAAGCTCTATATCAACGAGGTGTGCACAGGCAACTCGGGCGCAAACGGCAACCTTACGGGCGCTGTTGACAAAAAGGGCGAATACTGCGACTGGGCAGAGCTCTACAACGCAGGCAGCGAGCCGGTGAACCTTAAGGGCTTCACACTCGTAAAGGACGGAAAGGACAGCTACGCCTTCGGCGATGTGACGATAGCAGCCGGCGAGCACAAGATAGTCTACTGCTGCAAGACCTACAACGGCGATGAGAACGTTCCTCATGCGGCATTCAACCTCTCAGGCGACGGCGTGAAGCTCACCCTGAAAAACGGTGACGAAGATATCGACACGGCAGATGTTCCTGCTTTAGCAGACGACACCGTCTGGGGCAGAAAGACCGACGGCGGGGATTTCACATATCTGCTGCCCACCCCCGGTGCGACCAACAACAATGCCAAGTCGGCTGTTCCCTGCAATGCGCCTGAATTCAGCAAGGCAAGCGGAATGTATGCCGACAGCTTCGAGCTGACCCTCTCGACAGATGAGGGCAATAAGATATACTACACCCTCGACGGCACAGACCCCACAACGAGCGACACAAGGATAGAATACACAGGCGCACTGACAATAAAGAACAGAAGCTCCGAAAAGGCCGTGCTTTCGACATTCCTTAAGCCCTCGCAGGTGTCTCCCTGGGCATCTGACTGGCAGGTGCCTGACAACAGCGCTATCGACAAGGGAACAGTTATCCGTGCGGTGACACTGAGCAAGGCTGACGAATACAGCGAGGTGCTCACAAACACATACTTTGTCGGTGTGAGCAACAAGGATCACAACGGCCTTCCCATACTCTCCGTAACTACCGACCCCGACTCGCTCTACGACTACGAGACAGGCATCTACAGGCTCGGCAAGGTCTATGACGATATAGGCAAGCAGAGCCGTGACCAGAACAACCCCGATGCCAACTACAACCGCAGGGGCAAGGAGTGGGAACGCACCTGCCATATCGACTTCTTTGAATCCGACGGCACTCTTGCCCTCTCGCAGGACTGCGGCATGAGAACTCAGGGCGCATATTCAAGAGGCGACTATCAGAAATCCCTGCGCTTCTATGCAAGAGAGGAATACGGCGAGAAGAACTTCAAATACACCTTCTTTGACAACGCATATCAGGAGAACGGCTCGGGCAAGCAGCTCAAAAAGTTCAAGAAGCTCGTTATGCGAAACGGCGGCAACGACACCACCTACACCAAGTTCAAGGACAGCTATCTCCAGTCGCTCGTGTCTGACAGGGCGTTTGACACGCAGGAGGGCAGGCCTTGTGTAATGTACATAGACGGCGAATACTGGGGTCTTTACACTCTCCAGGAGGACTATGACGACCACTACTTCGAGGAGAACTACGACGTAAACTCCGACGAGGTGGTAGTATACAAAAAGGGCGAGATAGACGAGGGCAACGAGGAAGACATCGAGCTTTTCAATGAGCTGCGCAGCTTCGCAGAGAAGAACGACCTATCAAAGAAAGAGAACTACGACAAGATATGCAAGATGATAGACGTTCAGAGCTTTGCAGACTACATGGCAACCGAGATATACATTCTCAACGAAGACTGGCCGGGCAACAACTACGCTATGTGGCGCACAAGAACTGTAGATGAAGCTAACCCCTATGCCGACGGCAGGTGGAGAATGCTTTTCTACGACACCGAGATGGGCGTTGACCACTACGGCAACGGCTGGACGCATTACAATTCCGACAACCTCAAAAACATACTCAAAAATAACTGGGACGATATGCCTGTTATACTCAACGCTCTGCTCAAAAACAAGAGCTTCAAGGAGCTGTTTGTGACCACGTTTATGGATATCACAAACATAAACTTCAACTACGAGACGACAAAGACAAAGCTCGAACCGTTCATGGCGGCATATTATCCCGAGCTTAAGAAATACTTCGCACGCTTCCCGTCGTGGGCAAACACTTCAAATGCTTCCGACCCGTGCATTTCGAGAATGAAGACATTCCTCAAAAACAGGCCGGCATACGCTGCCACGATGCTCCGGAAAAACCTCGGGCTCTCTGACGCTGTGGCTGTAAGCATAAGCGCTGTCAATCCCGACGGCGGCGAGGTGACTCTTGACGGCTCGGCACTCGATCTGAGCAAGCAGTTCAGCGGCAATTACTTTAACGAATACAAGATCACCCTCACAGCCTCACCCAGGGAGGGCTATACCTTCAAGGGCTGGGCAGGAACATATCAGAGCAGCAAGCAAACGATAACCATATCCCCCAGGGAGGCAGCAGGCTTGCAGGCAGTGTTTGTCAAGGACGGTGAAAAGGTATACTCTGTAAGCATCACAGACGGCACAAACAGCATAGTCACCTATGCAGCAGCCGGCGGTGAGATGTATGTACCCACAGGGCTTTTTGAGAAGAAGGGCTATACATCGGCTCTCCCCTCAGGCAAGGTGACAAAGGATATGAGCGTCAAGGTAACTCAGACCCCTATCACCTACACGGTGCAGCTAAACGCCGGCGGCGGCCTTGGCAGCAGCGTAAAGCAGACGTTCACCTACGACAAGGCAGCAGCGCTCAGCGCCAACAAGTTTACAAGAAACGGCTATGAGTTCGTAGGCTGGGCGACCAAATACGGCGCATCTGTTGCAGAATACAAGGACAAGCAGACAGTCAGGAACTTAAGCGACAAGCAGGGCAAGACTATCAACCTCTACGCTGCGTGGAGAAAGAAGATATCCTTTACTGACATCTCTATCGCAAGCAGCAGCTACTACTATTCAGGCAAAAAGATAACGCCTGCTGTGACTATCTACGACGGCAAGACAAAGCTCAAAGCCGGCACAGACTACAGCATAGTCTATAAAAACAACACCAAGATAGGCAAGGCAACAATTACTATAAAGGGTCTTGGCAAATACACAGGCACAAAGAGCCTAACCTTCAAGATAGTACCCAAAAAGCCGACTGTAAAGAAGGTAACATCGCCCAAGAAGGCACAGCTCAAAGTCACCTGCAGCAAGGTGTCAAATGTAACAGGCTATCAGATCGCTTACTCGACTTCTTCTAAGTTTACAAAGGCGACCACAAAGACGGCAAGCTCAAAGACCACCTCCAAGCTGATAAAGGGGCTCAAAAAGGGCACGACCTACTATGTGAAGATGCGCACCTACAAGACAGTAGGCGGAGTAAAATACTACTCGCCCTACACAAAGGTCACAAAAATAAAGATAAAGAAATAA
- a CDS encoding GGDEF domain-containing protein → MEISSAKKIAYAVTGIILATVFALMTFFILIDVPFLVYFSIPTALVYVACFYLIYKEKLEIYLWLVYGWMTLYMGVATVCLGTGYGFHFYCFSMIPVVYVVEYMSFKLGRNGVKSLFIAIGIALFYFLFMGYVSEHGPVFDRGNKYATGFMLFNSFTVFGYLVGYSNYLIRSIIKSEIKLSKMAHRDRLTELYNRHYMLEKLSVLPEDASAGILAMADIDDFKKINDTYGHNAGDDVLRTISSKMKNACPGCDIARWGGEEFLIYIRADEEYAMAILERMRYDIGCEPVVTEGETINVTVTVGMAPRQSGESLDEWINKIDKKLYTGKKTGKNRVVA, encoded by the coding sequence TTGGAAATATCGAGCGCTAAGAAGATAGCCTATGCTGTCACCGGTATTATTCTTGCTACAGTTTTTGCACTTATGACGTTTTTTATATTGATAGATGTTCCGTTTCTCGTTTATTTCAGTATACCGACAGCGCTTGTTTATGTAGCGTGCTTTTATCTTATCTATAAAGAAAAGCTGGAGATATATCTGTGGCTCGTTTACGGCTGGATGACTTTGTATATGGGGGTGGCGACGGTCTGTCTCGGCACAGGCTACGGCTTCCACTTCTACTGTTTCTCGATGATACCGGTCGTCTATGTCGTCGAGTATATGTCCTTCAAGCTCGGGCGCAATGGCGTTAAATCGCTGTTTATCGCCATTGGCATAGCGCTTTTCTATTTCCTGTTCATGGGCTATGTCTCAGAGCACGGGCCGGTGTTTGACAGAGGGAATAAGTATGCGACAGGCTTTATGTTATTTAATTCCTTCACGGTGTTCGGCTACCTTGTGGGATATAGCAACTACCTTATCCGCTCTATCATCAAGTCGGAGATAAAGCTCAGCAAAATGGCGCACAGAGACCGCCTGACAGAGCTTTACAACAGACACTATATGCTTGAAAAGCTCTCGGTGCTGCCGGAGGACGCATCAGCCGGCATACTTGCTATGGCGGATATAGATGATTTCAAGAAGATAAACGACACCTACGGCCATAACGCCGGTGACGATGTGCTCAGAACTATAAGCTCAAAGATGAAAAACGCCTGCCCGGGCTGCGATATAGCAAGATGGGGCGGCGAGGAGTTCCTTATATATATCCGTGCAGACGAGGAATATGCTATGGCGATACTTGAACGTATGCGCTATGACATAGGCTGTGAGCCTGTAGTCACTGAGGGCGAGACCATAAACGTCACGGTGACGGTGGGCATGGCTCCGAGGCAGAGCGGAGAATCGCTCGACGAATGGATAAACAAGATAGATAAAAAGCTCTACACCGGCAAGAAGACCGGCAAGAACAGAGTAGTAGCATAA
- a CDS encoding endo-1,4-beta-xylanase, which produces MNDSLSLAAAYNDYFKIGAAVSSYTAGVFKDILGQHFNSITPENELKYSETEPEEGRFTFEEADKIFDTARALGIKVRAHAPVWHTQTPDWMYLDGDKPAAPELIYERIEAHTKALCERYNNDVYAWDVVNEAACDKENELSHIYRDSRYFGLCGESFIEKAFKAMDKYSPDAQLFYNDYSECIPEKRERIVRIIRTLQDKGCRIDGMGMQQHHFAAPDYDEIKRSIEVYASLGLRLHITELDVSLMATLNMGKERLKPGDPGFSDYIKEAMRPTPERLAGINDIYLRLFEIYRSYRDVIDCVTTWGVADDFTWLDGFGLGEGIPKVKQFPLLFDTEHSPKPCVAALCEAVK; this is translated from the coding sequence ATGAACGACTCTTTATCTCTTGCCGCAGCATATAATGACTATTTCAAGATAGGCGCAGCCGTATCCTCCTACACTGCCGGGGTGTTTAAAGACATTCTCGGGCAGCATTTCAACAGCATCACCCCGGAGAATGAGCTGAAATATTCCGAGACCGAGCCTGAGGAGGGGCGCTTTACCTTTGAGGAGGCTGACAAGATATTTGACACGGCAAGGGCTCTTGGCATAAAGGTGCGTGCTCACGCTCCGGTATGGCACACACAGACCCCAGACTGGATGTATCTTGACGGCGACAAGCCTGCCGCCCCCGAGCTTATCTACGAGCGCATAGAAGCCCACACAAAGGCTCTCTGCGAGAGATACAACAATGATGTCTATGCGTGGGACGTTGTCAACGAGGCGGCCTGCGACAAGGAAAACGAGCTAAGCCATATTTACCGTGACAGCAGATATTTCGGGCTGTGCGGCGAGAGCTTTATTGAAAAGGCCTTCAAGGCTATGGATAAATACTCGCCAGATGCGCAGCTTTTCTATAACGACTACAGCGAATGCATTCCCGAAAAGCGTGAGAGGATAGTCAGGATAATAAGAACACTCCAGGACAAGGGCTGCCGCATTGACGGCATGGGTATGCAGCAGCACCACTTCGCAGCGCCCGATTATGACGAGATAAAGCGCTCGATAGAGGTGTATGCTTCCCTCGGGCTGAGACTGCACATAACCGAGCTCGACGTTTCGCTCATGGCGACGCTCAATATGGGCAAGGAGCGCTTAAAGCCCGGCGACCCCGGCTTCTCCGACTACATAAAGGAAGCGATGCGCCCCACCCCCGAACGCCTTGCCGGGATAAACGACATCTATCTCAGGCTCTTTGAGATATACCGCAGCTACCGTGACGTTATCGACTGCGTGACCACTTGGGGTGTGGCTGATGACTTCACATGGCTTGATGGCTTCGGGCTTGGCGAGGGCATACCGAAGGTAAAGCAGTTCCCGCTGCTGTTTGACACAGAGCATAGCCCCAAGCCCTGCGTCGCAGCTCTCTGCGAGGCGGTAAAATAG
- a CDS encoding ABC transporter ATP-binding protein, with translation MAGPRGGGPGGRGQRPLEKPKNVGVTIRRIFSYMREFKPLIMLVVVFIIISALASVIGTSFLQKVIDDCIKPMLEGKTDEGISKLVKTLTIMSVIYVIGALSTFCYARIMLNVSTKALYKIRVDLFTKMEALPIRFFDTHTHGEVMSRYTNDVDTLREMLSNSLASFISAAITVTGVFVMMIYYSWQLTLIVILLFFVIVKLTAFIGSRSGAYFKEQQKNVGRANGYIEEMIEGVKVVKVFCHEDKAKREFDGINDDLRKAATRANTFASIMGPLMNNLSYIHYAITAIIGGIMAIKGVHTFSGVFTVGTVIAFLQYTRNFAMPIQQISQQFNSVLSALAGAERVFTIIDETPETDEGYVTLVNAKEDENGNIVEADHRTGMWAWKHPHQATGDITYTRLEGRVEFDDVTFGYEPDKTVLNGITLYAKAGQKIAFVGSTGAGKTTITNLINRFYDVPDGKIRYDGININKIKKADLRRSLSMVLQDTHLFTGTVMDNIRFGKLDASDDDCIKAAKLANAHSFIKHLPEGYNTVITGDGANLSQGQRQLLAIARAAVADPPVLILDEATSSIDTRTEALIEKGMDQLMAGRTVFVIAHRLSTVRNSNAIMVLEHGKIIERGDHDDLIAQRGKYYQLYTGMFELS, from the coding sequence ATGGCAGGACCGAGAGGCGGAGGCCCCGGCGGCAGAGGACAAAGGCCGCTTGAAAAACCAAAGAACGTCGGCGTGACTATCAGGCGCATATTCTCCTATATGAGAGAGTTCAAGCCGCTTATCATGCTCGTTGTCGTGTTTATCATAATATCGGCGCTTGCATCTGTTATCGGCACATCTTTCCTGCAAAAGGTGATAGATGACTGCATCAAGCCTATGCTCGAAGGCAAGACAGACGAGGGCATAAGCAAGCTCGTCAAGACGCTTACTATAATGAGTGTTATCTATGTAATTGGCGCACTTTCCACCTTCTGCTATGCAAGGATTATGCTCAATGTTTCCACCAAGGCGCTCTATAAGATAAGGGTAGACCTTTTCACGAAAATGGAAGCGCTGCCGATACGCTTTTTTGACACGCACACCCACGGCGAGGTAATGAGCCGCTATACAAACGATGTTGATACATTAAGAGAAATGCTCTCAAACTCTCTTGCGAGCTTTATCTCGGCGGCTATCACAGTCACCGGCGTGTTTGTCATGATGATATACTACAGCTGGCAGCTCACACTTATCGTTATACTGCTTTTCTTCGTGATAGTTAAGCTCACAGCCTTCATCGGCTCACGCTCGGGCGCATATTTCAAGGAGCAGCAGAAAAACGTAGGCCGTGCAAACGGCTATATCGAGGAAATGATAGAGGGCGTCAAGGTAGTAAAGGTATTCTGCCACGAGGACAAGGCAAAAAGAGAGTTCGACGGCATCAACGACGACCTGCGAAAGGCAGCCACAAGAGCTAACACCTTTGCGAGCATCATGGGGCCGCTCATGAACAACCTTTCCTATATCCACTATGCGATAACTGCTATCATCGGAGGTATCATGGCTATCAAGGGCGTTCATACATTCAGCGGCGTGTTCACTGTCGGCACGGTAATAGCATTTTTGCAGTACACAAGAAACTTCGCTATGCCTATCCAGCAGATATCCCAGCAGTTCAACTCGGTGCTCTCTGCACTTGCAGGCGCTGAGAGAGTGTTCACGATAATCGACGAGACACCCGAGACTGACGAGGGCTACGTTACCCTTGTCAATGCAAAGGAAGACGAGAACGGCAACATTGTCGAGGCTGACCACAGAACAGGTATGTGGGCATGGAAGCACCCCCACCAGGCTACAGGCGATATAACCTACACCAGGCTCGAAGGCAGGGTGGAATTTGACGACGTGACCTTCGGCTATGAGCCTGACAAGACGGTCCTAAACGGCATAACCCTCTATGCAAAGGCCGGGCAGAAGATAGCCTTTGTTGGCTCGACAGGTGCAGGCAAGACGACTATCACAAACCTCATAAACCGTTTCTACGATGTGCCTGACGGCAAGATACGCTACGACGGCATAAACATCAACAAGATAAAGAAAGCAGACCTGCGGCGCTCGCTTTCGATGGTTTTACAGGATACCCACCTTTTCACAGGAACGGTAATGGACAACATACGCTTCGGCAAGCTCGATGCGTCAGATGATGACTGCATTAAGGCCGCAAAGCTCGCAAATGCGCACAGCTTCATAAAGCATCTGCCTGAGGGATATAATACCGTCATCACAGGCGACGGCGCAAACCTCTCGCAGGGTCAGAGACAGCTTCTTGCCATAGCAAGAGCCGCTGTTGCCGACCCGCCGGTGCTCATTCTCGATGAGGCTACATCTTCTATCGACACGAGAACAGAGGCGCTTATCGAAAAGGGCATGGATCAGCTCATGGCAGGCAGAACGGTATTCGTTATCGCACACCGTTTATCGACTGTAAGAAACTCGAACGCTATCATGGTGCTCGAGCACGGCAAGATAATCGAGCGTGGCGACCATGACGACCTTATCGCACAGCGAGGCAAATACTACCAGCTCTACACAGGTATGTTTGAGCTCAGCTGA